ACCTTCGCGCCTATGGTAGACATTACCCGTGATTCGCGGTGGGGCCGCACCGCCGAGGGTGCCGGCGAAGACACGTACCTGGGCTCCCTGATCGCGGCTGCCCGCGTGAAAGGCTTCCAGGGCAAAGACCTCGCTGACCCCAGAACCATTGCCGCCTGCGTGAAACACTTTGTGGCCTATGGCGCTGCCGAAGCCGGCCGTGACTACAATACCACCGATATGTCTGAGTACCTGCTGCGCGATGTGTACCTACCGCCGTTCAAGGCCGCCCTGGACGCGGGTTCGGCCACGCTCATGTCGGCGTTCAATGAGTTGAACGGGGTGCCGGCCACCGGCAATATGTTCACCATGGACCAGATTCTGCGCAAAGAATGGGGCTTTAAAGGAGCCGTTATCTCAGACTGGCAGAACATCACCGAAATGGTGAACCACGGCTATTCCAAAGACCACGCCCAAGCCGCCGAACAGGCGATTAAAGCCGGCACCGATGTGGACATGATGGGCGAGGCGTACCTGAAATATGTGCCCGGGTTGGTAAAAAGTGGCAAGCTGGACCAGAAGATCCTGGACGAATCGGTGCGGCGGGTGCTGTGGCTGAAGTTCCAGTTAGGGCTGTTTGACAAACCATACCAGTACTCAGATACAAAACGCGAGAAAAAGGAAATCAGATCTAAGGAAAACCTGGCGGCTGCTTTTGACATGGCCCGCAAATCTATTGTACTCCTTAAAAACCAGGGCAACGTGCTGCCGCTTTCCCCACAGGTGAAAAAGATCGCCATCATCGGCCCGCTGGGCCATAACAAAGCCGACATGAACGGTACCTGGTCTTTCTTCGGTGAAGAGCAACACGCGGTGAGCTTCCTGGAAGGCATCAAGAAATACGCCAAGGGCGCCGAGGTGACCTATGCCCAGGGCTGCAACCTGTATGACAACTCCACGGCCCTGTTTGCCGAGGCCGTAGCCGCCGCCAAAAACGCCGATGTGGTGATTATGGCCATAGGGGAAAGCGCGGTCATGAACGGCGAAGGCGGTTCCCGTGCCGATATTGGCCTGCCGGGCGTGCAACTGGACCTGGTAAAGGAAATCCATAAAACCGGCAAACCCATGGTCGCGCTGGTGAGCAGCGGCCGCGCGCTGGAACTGACCTGGCTGGAGCAGAACGTATCCGCCATTCTGGCTACCTGGTCGCTGGGTTCTGAGGCCGGCAACGCCGTGGCCAGCGTGCTGTACGGCGAGTATAACCCGGCCGGTAAGCTTCCGCTTTCTTTCCCGCGCCACGTGGGCCAGATGCCCTTGTATTACAACATCAAGAACACCGGCCGCATGTATGACGGCGACCACTCAGAGCCGGGCAGCGAGCGGGTGTACAAATCACGGTACCGCGATGTGCCAAATACCGCCCTGTTTCCGTTTGGCTATGGCTTAAGCTACACCACCTTTGCCTACGGTACACCCCGCCTGAGCAAGAACAGCATCACCGGCCAAGAGACCCTCACCGTAACCGTTGACGTGACCAATACCGGCAAGCTGGCCGGCGAGGAAGTGGTGCAGCTCTACATTCAGGATCTGGTAGGCAGCACCGCCCGTCCCATGAAACAACTCAAGAAGTTCCAGAAACTGGCCTTCGCCCCCGGCGAAAAGAAGACCATTTCTTTTACGCTAAACACGCAGGACCTTTCATTCTGGCGCCAGGACATGACCTTCGGGGCCGAGCCCGGTGACTTTAAGGTAATGGTAGGCGGTAACTCCCGTGACGTGCAGACCCTGCCTTTCACGCTGACCGCTTTGTAGCATTTCATGTAAGGAAGGATGTTTTGGGGCTGTTTTCCTGAAACTAACCAAAAAACGCCAGCTAGATTAGCTGGCGTTTTTTCTTTGATGGGTGCCTGTTTTGAAACGGTTCTACAGTTTGTACGCCTGCCGGGCCAGCAGTTTCCATTGACCGTGCTGTTTCTGCCACACCAGCAGCACGCCCAGTTTAACCGTGCCCGGGTTGCCGCTGTCATTGGTGCTACCCGCCAGTTGGTGCCGAACCAGGGCGGTTTTGCCGTTCACCTGTATGGTCTGGTTGCTAAGGTCCATGGTCACGAAATCAGATTTTCCGCTGGCCAGGGCTTCCACGAAGGCGGCTTTGTCTTCTATCTTCCCGCTGGAGTGGCCGTAGCTCAGGGCATCAGTCGTGATGGCCTCCAGCGCCTTCCGGTCCCCGGAAATCATAGCCTGTTTGAGTTGCTCCACGGCGGCGGCTACTTTGGTTTCTTCTTTAGATTGGGCCTGGGCGGTGGTAAAGCCGATTAGTAGCAAGAGCGCCAGTACGGAGAAAAGGTGTTTCATGATGGGTAGATGATGACGTGTTATTACGTTTAGAGAGCGTCTTTCTGCTTCGGAGCCCAATATAGCAATAGGTTACAGGAGAGATTCTGTTTTAAGCCTGATTTCTGAAAAATAGGCTTAAAACAGGTTTTGATCTGCAAAACTGTGTCATCCCGGGCCTTCAAAGGGGGACGAGGAAGAGGGCAATGTAGGACGGCAAAAGAGAGCCAATGGGGGATAGCAGAAGAGGGCAATGCGTGCGGACAGGTCAAGCCCTGTCCTTACAGGGAATGCGGGGGATTTGTTTTGCCCCTCCAACGCAGGAGACAAGGCAATGCCTTGTCTCTACAGAGGGAATGCATTGGGAATGGTAGAGACAATGGCACCGCCTTGGCTCCAACGGTATCACACTGTAACTGGCGCCCGCTCCTATGACCTCGTAGTGTCCGCAGGTCCTACGAGCGTCTGTGCCAAAGGCTTCTCCCTGTGTGCATTAGCAGGGATATACCCTACCCCATATAAAGCAGGACAGAAAACGTGAGCTGCGGCGGGGCGGCTGGGAAGTTGCAAACTTCCGGCATGGTAGGTCCAAGTTGGAAACTTGAACCAGGTAGAGAACTTTAACCAGGTATAAAAAGGAAAACGCTCCACCACCCGTTGTGCGGAGAGTTAGCGCCAGCGCTCTCCGCAGGTACCGGACAGCCAATCTCCTGATTGGCGTAAAGGCATACAACACCAAACAAAAGCATTCCTAAACAAAAGGCGGGGCCTCCTCTGGTTTCCAGACAGTTTGGGCAAGCTCGTTCAGGGCCAGACGGGCATCCCGGAAGCCATCGGCAAGTTGGTGGTAGACTTGCGCCAGTTCCAGTTGGTAGGCCAGCTTGTGGGTAGCTACGGTCTTAAAACTGGAGCGGCCTATTTCTTCATAGAACGAGGGGTCTGGGGCTCCCCGCTGCTGCCGGCGCGTAATCCAGGCCCGGAACATACCCGACAGGAACAGCGCGTAGTTACCCATGTGTACTCGTATCACAAAGGCCTCGGCGGCCGAGGCTGTAGACAGGGCTTCCAGCATTTCTACCAGGTAATGAAACCGGTGCGGCAGTTTCTCATGGGGCATGTGCAGGCGCTGGGTGGAAGAGAACTGCCAGAGCAAGGCGGCAATGTAGTCGGCCAGCTCGCGGTCTTCTATGCCTTGCCTCCTGAGCACCGTACGCACCAGCACATAGAAATACAACTGCTGCGACACTCCTACCTGCCCTTCACGGGAGAGCAGGGCCTTGGGCAGGGCCTGGTGGTCCAGCATCTCATCGCGGCACTCGGGGTCGCTGAGCAGTTCCACCAGACTAATATGCCGGGTGCCCTGTGTAGACAAGGCCTTCGCTATGAAATCAAAATCCGAGGCGGTGAATTGCGCCCGACAATTGGCTAACACCATGGGTCACGCTCCTTTCCAGTGGGTACTACATTAGGTGAGGCTACAGATTGAATTATTAAAAGGCGTCCAAGCCTCCTTTTCTTCTTTCCTAAAAACGAACTAGCATTTTAGAATGTTGCTTTGCCTTTGCGCTAACCTACGCCACAGCTGTTTTTATCCTGTTTTTCAGAAAACGGCTTCAAAACGGAAACAGCGGTATTCCCTCTCCCCGGGGGAGAGGGCTAGGGTGAGGGGACAGCGGCGGTTCCTGGCACAGACGCTCGCAGGTCCTCCGGACGCTACGAGGTCTTGGGAGCGGGCGGCAAAGGTGGGTGTGTGGCATATTTCATCTGAAGGAGTGGTCATCCTGGGCCTTCTAAGGGGGATGCAAAAGAGGGCAATGCGTGCGGACAGGTCAAGCCCTGTACCTACGAACGTGATTTTGTAGGGGCAATCCCTTGTGGTTGCCCTTTGCCGGGGAGCACCGTTAAGGGCAACCACAAGGGATTGCCCCTATACCAGTAACACCGCTCTTCCGGATTTGCAATCCGGAAGCACCGAAAGGGGGATTTACAATCCCCTTGCGGGTTTTCCTGACAATGCCCCTACGGTGGAAACGCAAACCCTCCCTCCCCCGACAGGACGGAAGATAGACTTCCTCATGGGCAACAAGTGCCGTTTGGCCTGTCAGGGGACAGGCCAAGGAAAAAGGATTGATAAATCCGGAGGAGCAGATAGTTAATTGTTGGTTACCGTAGGGGCGTATCGCATACGCCCTAACCCAGAGGAGGGAACGTGGTTGGTGCGCCATCTGCCGAAAGGGCGTATGCGATACGCCCCTACGTTTGGAAATGAAATCTACCGCCGCTTTAGGGAATTGGCCGTTACAACTAACACCTGCTTCCCCTTCATCCTACCCTTCTCCCTTAAGGGAGAAGGAACTGCGCTATTCCGTTTTGAGGCAGTTTTCCGGAAACCAGGCCCAAAACGAAAACTCCCTGCTGGTGCAATACCAGCAGGGAGTTTGATAAATATGAAAAGTCTGGGTTTAGCCAATGGCCTGCTCCAGATCCGAAATCAGGTCTTCTACGTCTTCAATACCCACACTCAATCTAATGAGCGAGTCTGACAAGCCACCTTTCAGGCGCTTTGCCTGCGGGATGCTGGCGTGGGTCATGGTGGCCGGGTGTCCGCAGAGGGACTCCACGCCGCCCAAAGACTCGGCTAAGGCGAAGTAGTGCAGTTTCTCCAGTACCTGGATGGCGTCTTCCTGTTTGTCGCCTTTGAGTACGAAGGAAATCATGCCCCCGAAATCGCGCATCTGGTCTTTGGCAATCTGATGATTGGGATGGCTCTCAAAGCCGGGCCAGAACACTTTCTCTACTTTGGGGTGCTGGCGCAGGTACTCGGCAATGGCCTTTCCGTTCTCGCAGTGGCGTTGCATACGTATGTGCAGGGTCTTAATGCCACGCAGCACCAGGAAGCAATCCTGCGGGCCCGGGGTTCCGCCGCAGGCGTTCTGCAGGAAGGCCAGTTGCTCAGCCAGGGCATCGTCTTTCACCACTATGGCGCCCATCACCACATCTGAGTGACCGGCCATATATTTGGTGAGCGAGTGCATGACAATATCGGCGCCCAGGTCTAAAGGCGTCTGCAGGTACGGCGTGGAGAAGGTGTTGTCCACCACCAGCAGCAGGTTGTGCTTTTTACAGATGTCGGCGGCGCCTTTAATGTCAATGATGTTGAGCAAGGGGTTGGTGGGCGTTTCTACCCAGACCATTTTGGTGTTCTCGGTAACATACTGCTCAATGCTGCTGATATCGGCCATAGAAACGAACCGGAACTTGATGCCGTAATTCTGGAACACCTTGGTGAAGATGCGGTAGGTGCCGCCGTACAGGTCGTTGGTGGCAATGACCTCGTCGCCGGGCTTCAGCATTTTAATGATGCAGTCGGTAGCGGCCATGCCCGAGGCGAAGCACAGGCCGTGTTTGCCGTTTTCCAGCGCCGCCAGGGAATTCTGCAGCGCGGTGCGGGTGGGGTTGTGGGTACGGGAATATTCATAGCCTTTGTGGTCGCCGGGCGAGCGCTGCACATAGGTGGAGGTCTGGTAAATAGGCGTCATGATGGCGCCCGTGGTAGGGTCTGGCTCTACCCCTGCGTGTATGGTTTTGGTTCCGAATTTCATAGTGTCCTTATACGGTTGTAGCCGCGCAAGTTAGCCAAATTGACCCCAAGTTCCCAAAGGCCCTATTCCAGACCCTTGCCCCGTTTTTCACGTACTTTTCAAAATTTAGCCGATATTGGCAAAACTCTTATGTGGAAAAAACTCCTGCAACAGAACACGGGCACCCTGGTCTACTCCGCTTTGCTGGTGGTGGTACCGGTGCTGGTCAGTTCTGCCCTGGCGCTCTGGCTCTATAACAACCAGGCCATGATGCAAGCCCTCACCGGCTGGCAGATGCTGCTGTATTTTGTGGTGGTGTCTCTGACGATGGCCTTCGCGCTTACGCCTACCACCTTTGTGGCGCTGGCCACCGGCTTCTTTCTGGGCTGGACCGGGTTTCCGGGCGTGGTGGTCTCGTATGGCATTGCGGCCCTCATTGGCTATGGCATGGCCCGGCTGGTGGACCAGGGCAAGCTGGAGAAGCTATTGCACCAGTTCCCCAAGGCCGAGGGCGTGATGGAAGAACTGCGCGACCAGAGCTGGAGCCTGATTATCCTGACCCGTATCTCGCCGGTACTGCCCTTCGCGTTTATGACCTTCGTGCTGTCTTTGGTGCAGGTGCCGCGCCTGCGCTTTCTGCTGGCCAGCATGGTGGGCATGCTGCCCCGCACGCTGTTCTTCTTCTGGGTGGGCACCCAGGCCCAGGACCTGCTGTCTTTGCTGCAAGACCCCAACGCCGGCACCGGCGGCAAGCTTTTAATGGGTGCCTTGGTGATCATTTCCCTGGGCGGGCTATATGTGCTGCTGAACCGGGCGTTTAAAAAAGCCTTATCCCGGAAAAAATCAGGAGGGGTCGCGTAGGGAGTCAAACCTCAAACCGGTTGATTTTCAGTCAGAATGGGATACGCCACATATTTTTCTTGAAAATCTTTAGCCAGAACTTGCGTATAAGGGGTTCACCTGCTACCTTTGCATCACTAAATAACTGGTCACGTAGCTCAACTGGATAGAGCATCTGACTACGAATCAGAAGGTTTGGGGTTCGACTCCCTACGCGACCACTTCATAATCAGCCACTTACGAGATAAAACTTGTAAGTGGCTTTTTTGTTTGCACACAATTTGCACACAACCTTCTTTGATTCTTACACTTAGGAACTTGATTCTATTCTCTATTTCTACTAACAGAATATTAGTTAATCTCAACTTG
This Rufibacter radiotolerans DNA region includes the following protein-coding sequences:
- the bglX gene encoding beta-glucosidase BglX, whose product is MKRFTATFLALGFSAFSFSSFTPPAPAPKVPIEKRVEDLLAKMTLEEKVGQLNFVVGDLFNTGPTVRTTQSDKFNEAIKKGEITGIFNIHGAEYVGKLQKLAVKESRLGIPLLIGADIIHGFKTVFPIPLGESASWDLAAIENGARVAALESSAGGINLTFAPMVDITRDSRWGRTAEGAGEDTYLGSLIAAARVKGFQGKDLADPRTIAACVKHFVAYGAAEAGRDYNTTDMSEYLLRDVYLPPFKAALDAGSATLMSAFNELNGVPATGNMFTMDQILRKEWGFKGAVISDWQNITEMVNHGYSKDHAQAAEQAIKAGTDVDMMGEAYLKYVPGLVKSGKLDQKILDESVRRVLWLKFQLGLFDKPYQYSDTKREKKEIRSKENLAAAFDMARKSIVLLKNQGNVLPLSPQVKKIAIIGPLGHNKADMNGTWSFFGEEQHAVSFLEGIKKYAKGAEVTYAQGCNLYDNSTALFAEAVAAAKNADVVIMAIGESAVMNGEGGSRADIGLPGVQLDLVKEIHKTGKPMVALVSSGRALELTWLEQNVSAILATWSLGSEAGNAVASVLYGEYNPAGKLPLSFPRHVGQMPLYYNIKNTGRMYDGDHSEPGSERVYKSRYRDVPNTALFPFGYGLSYTTFAYGTPRLSKNSITGQETLTVTVDVTNTGKLAGEEVVQLYIQDLVGSTARPMKQLKKFQKLAFAPGEKKTISFTLNTQDLSFWRQDMTFGAEPGDFKVMVGGNSRDVQTLPFTLTAL
- a CDS encoding nuclear transport factor 2 family protein; translation: MKHLFSVLALLLLIGFTTAQAQSKEETKVAAAVEQLKQAMISGDRKALEAITTDALSYGHSSGKIEDKAAFVEALASGKSDFVTMDLSNQTIQVNGKTALVRHQLAGSTNDSGNPGTVKLGVLLVWQKQHGQWKLLARQAYKL
- a CDS encoding cystathionine gamma-synthase — encoded protein: MKFGTKTIHAGVEPDPTTGAIMTPIYQTSTYVQRSPGDHKGYEYSRTHNPTRTALQNSLAALENGKHGLCFASGMAATDCIIKMLKPGDEVIATNDLYGGTYRIFTKVFQNYGIKFRFVSMADISSIEQYVTENTKMVWVETPTNPLLNIIDIKGAADICKKHNLLLVVDNTFSTPYLQTPLDLGADIVMHSLTKYMAGHSDVVMGAIVVKDDALAEQLAFLQNACGGTPGPQDCFLVLRGIKTLHIRMQRHCENGKAIAEYLRQHPKVEKVFWPGFESHPNHQIAKDQMRDFGGMISFVLKGDKQEDAIQVLEKLHYFALAESLGGVESLCGHPATMTHASIPQAKRLKGGLSDSLIRLSVGIEDVEDLISDLEQAIG
- a CDS encoding TVP38/TMEM64 family protein, which codes for MWKKLLQQNTGTLVYSALLVVVPVLVSSALALWLYNNQAMMQALTGWQMLLYFVVVSLTMAFALTPTTFVALATGFFLGWTGFPGVVVSYGIAALIGYGMARLVDQGKLEKLLHQFPKAEGVMEELRDQSWSLIILTRISPVLPFAFMTFVLSLVQVPRLRFLLASMVGMLPRTLFFFWVGTQAQDLLSLLQDPNAGTGGKLLMGALVIISLGGLYVLLNRAFKKALSRKKSGGVA